The following coding sequences lie in one Zingiber officinale cultivar Zhangliang chromosome 2B, Zo_v1.1, whole genome shotgun sequence genomic window:
- the LOC122048401 gene encoding EEF1A lysine methyltransferase 4-like, with the protein MDIGHSDGQLGFVCCKYAQEPLILAVNYPALGEDLVDDGYQDVVNIDISSVLIETMQAKYSHKSVLKYIKMDVRDMSPFESGSFDAVIDKGTLDTFMCGEDDITHATQLLKEVERVLKDKGAYILITFDSPNNRLDLLRSVELWNIKLHLLERAAKSSRRKRWELSAPRPLDRDGSWATEALGSHLDVFYTYVCIKDESLSANQATDSEIPSSQNDP; encoded by the exons ATGGATATAGGCCACAGTGATGGGCAATTGGGATTTGTTTGTTGTAAGTACGCTCAAGAACCCTTGATTTTAGCTGTTAATTATCCAG CACTTGGTGAGGACCTGGTTGATGATGGTTACCAAGACGTTGTCAACATTGATATATCATCTGTGCTGATAGAAACTATGCAGGCGAAATATTCTCATAAATCAGTACTCAAGT ATATCAAAATGGATGTACGAGATATGAGTCCTTTCGAGTCTGGTTCATTTGATGCTGTTATTGATAAAG GAACTCTTGATACTTTCATG TGTGGAGAGGATGATATTACTCATGCAACTCAGCTGTTGAAGGAGGTTGAAAG GGTCCTCAAGGATAAAGGAGCATATATTCTG ATCACTTTTGATAGTCCAAACAATCGATTGGATTTGTTAAGGAGCGTTGAACTATGGAATATAAAACTGCATTTGCTAG AGAGAGCGGCGAAGAGTTCAAGGCGGAAAAGGTGGGAACTGTCGGCTCCACGGCCATTAGACAGGGATGGTAGCTGGGCCACTGAAGCTCTAGGTTCTCACTTGGATGTCTTTTACACATATGTCTGCATCAAG GATGAATCCCTAAGTGCAAACCAAGCTACAGATTCTGAGATACCAAGCTCACAAAATGATCCCTGA
- the LOC122046141 gene encoding hydrophobic protein LTI6B-like, translating to MGTATCIDILIAIILPPLGVFLKFGCKMEFWLCLLLTLFGYIPGIIYAIYAITK from the exons ATGGGGACTGCCACTTGCATAGATATACTGATCGCCATCATCCTTCCTCCTCTTGGGGTCTTCCTAAAGTTTGGCTGCAAG ATGGAATTTTGGCTTTGCCTTTTGCTGACACTGTTTGGCTACATCCCGGGGATCATCTATGCAATCTATGCCATCACCAAATGA
- the LOC122046095 gene encoding ABC transporter B family member 4-like isoform X2: MEANTGEAVAKMSGGTFLIQDAMGEKAGKFVQLLSSFIGGFIIAFIQGWQLTLVMLSTIPPMVLAAAIMATLLTKMAAHGQTAYSEAAATVEQTISSIRTIASFTGEEHAIKKYNRSLSGAYRASILEGLFAGIGLGATFAILFFGYGLGIWYGSELILKHNYTGGAVFNVILAVITGAMSLGQASPCTSAFAAGQVAAFKMFETIKRKPEIDAYDTTGTTLDDIKGNIELKDVYFSYPARPDDPVLNGLSLFIQSGTSVALVGESGSGKSTIISLIERFYDPQAGEILIDGINLKDFQLRWIRGKIGLVSQEPVLFASSIRENIAYGKDGATVDEIKAAVELANASKFIEQLPQGLDTLVGDDGIQLSGGQKQRVAIARAILKDPKILLLDEATSALDAESEFILQEALTHAMQNTTTVIVAHRLTTVRNANMITVVHKGLIIEKGTHDELIRIPYGAYNQLVRFQQVKQDADQHTPLDQVKSYASVDQQLIQYTSSHLSTSRRENQHASSESFRLPSGKLDISIEIPLPEGPSENLEVPLHRLAYLNKPELPILLIGSLAAIVSGVLLPIFAVILSRVVHTLFEPPSKLHKDSKFWSLMLTFLGLVTLISIPIRAFLFAIAGSKLIKRIRSMSFDKIVHMEIEWFDKPENSTGAIGARLFVDAAAVRNLVGDTLALLVQNVSTLVAGLAIALLACWQLALLVLALVPLIGLNGWIQLKFMKGLTQDAKVMFEEVSQVATDAIRSIRTIASFTAEEKVMEIYRRKYKGPMSNTIKQGLIGGVSFGLSNTLLFCVYATAFYAGAMLIKDGKTTFSDVFCVIFALNFAAIGITQYSSLAPDSAKAKTATASVFAILDRKSKIDSSDDSGTTLDLVEGNIVFDHVGFRYPSRPDVEIFRDLCFNIQSGKTVAIVGESGSGKSTVLSLLQRFYDLNSGHILLDGVDIRNLQIRWLRQQMGLVSQEPVLFHDTIRANIAYGKEDATESEILAASELSSAHQFISGLHQGYDTSVGEQGTQLSGGQKQRLAIARVIIKHPRILLFDEPTSALDLESEHIVQDALERVIVNCTTIIVAHRLSTIKGADTIVVLKNGAVIEMGKHEDLINVKDGAYASLVAFQSG, encoded by the exons ATGGAGGCAAACACAGGAGAAGCCGTGGCAAAGATGTCAGGTGGCACATTTCTCATTCAAGACGCCATGGGTGAAAAG GCTGGAAAGTTTGTCCAGTTGCTGTCATCATTCATTGGAGGGTTTATTATAGCATTCATTCAAGGATGGCAACTTACACTAGTTATGCTGTCCACCATTCCTCCTATGGTTCTTGCAGCTGCAATCATGGCTACTCTCTTGACCAAGATGGCAGCTCATGGACAGACAGCTTATTCAGAAGCAGCTGCAACTGTTGAACAAACAATCAGCTCAATTAGGACT aTTGCCTCTTTTACTGGAGAGGAACATGCTATAAAGAAATACAATAGAAGTCTGAGTGGTGCTTACAGGGCCAGTATTTTGGAAGGCTTGTTTGCAGGAATTGGCTTGGGTGCAACTTTTGCTATTCTTTTCTTCGGTTATGGTTTAGGAATATGGTACGGGTCTGAGTTAATATTGAAGCACAACTATACTGGAGGAGCTGTTTTCAATGTAATTCTTGCAGTCATTACAGGCGCCAT GTCTTTAGGGCAAGCCTCACCATGTACAAGTGCTTTTGCAGCAGGACAAGTAGCAGCATTCAAGATGTTTGAGACAATCAAAAGGAAGCCTGAGATAGATGCATATGATACCACTGGAACCACATTGGATGACATTAAAGGAAATATTGAATTAAAGGATGTCTACTTTAGCTATCCAGCTAGACCTGATGATCCAGTACTAAATGGATTGTCTTTATTCATTCAAAGCGGAACTTCTGTTGCTTTAGTTGGAGAAAGTGGAAGTGGAAAGTCAACCATAATCAGTCTAATAGAAAGATTTTATGATCCACAAGCTGGTGAAATTCTTATAGATGGAATCAATCTCAAGGATTTTCAGTTGAGATGGATAAGAGGGAAAATTGGACTTGTTAGCCAGGAACCAGTTCTCTTTGCATCTAGCATTCGGGAAAATATTGCTTATGGCAAGGATGGTGCGACTGTTGATGAAATTAAAGCTGCTGTTGAGCTAGCCAATGCTTCCAAATTTATCGAACAACTACCTCAg GGTCTTGACACCTTGGTTGGAGATGATGGAATTCAACTCTCTGGCGGACAGAAACAAAGAGTTGCAATAGCTAGAGCTATTCTTAAGGACCCAAAAATATTATTACTAGATGAAGCCACCAGTGCTCTTGATGCAGAATCTGAATTTATCTTGCAGGAAGCGCTTACTCATGCCATGCAAAATACAACCACTGTCATTGTTGCTCATCGATTGACCACAGTGAGGAATGCCAACATGATCACTGTAGTTCATAAAGGGTTAATAATAGAAAAAG gtaCACATGATGAGCTCATTCGGATTCCATACGGAGCTTATAACCAACTTGTAAGGTTCCAACAAGTGAAGCAAGATGCTGATCAACATACTCCACTTGACCAGGTGAAGTCATATGCTAGTGTTGACCAACAGTTGATTCAATATACATCATCCCATCTGTCAACCAGTAGACGCGAAAATCAGCATGCATCATCAGAATCCTTTAGGTTGCCCTCTGGAAAACTAGATATTTCCATAGAGATCCCCCTTCCTGAAGGGCCATCAGAGAATCTTGAAGTACCACTTCACCGCCTTGCttatcttaataaaccagagctTCCCATTCTACTGATAGGTTCACTTGCTGCCATAGTTAGTGGTGTTCTACTGCCCATTTTTGCAGTTATCTTGTCAAGAGTAGTGCATACCTTGTTTGAGCCACCAAGTAAGCTTCACAAGGATTCCAAATTTTGGTCATTGATGTTAACTTTTCTTGGCTTGGTAACCTTGATATCAATTCCAATTAGAGCTTTCTTGTTTGCTATTGCTGGGTCCAAGTTAATAAAAAGAATCAGATCAATGTCCTTTGACAAGATTGTTCACATGGAGATTGAGTGGTTCGACAAGCCTGAAAACTCGACTGGAGCAATTGGTGCAAGACTTTTTGTAGATGCAGCAGCAGTGAGGAATCTTGTTGGTGATACTCTGGCACTTTTGGTTCAGAATGTTTCCACCTTGGTTGCTGGTTTGGCGATTGCTTTATTGGCATGTTGGCAGTTGGCTCTTTTAGTCCTAGCTTTGGTGCCTTTGATAGGCCTTAATGGATGGATTCAGTTAAAGTTCATGAAGGGATTGACTCAAGATGCAAAG GTGATGTTTGAGGAAGTAAGTCAGGTTGCTACTGATGCAATTAGAAGTATCAGAACAATTGCTTCTTTCACAGCTGAAGAGAAGGTGATGGAAATTTATCGGAGGAAATATAAAGGTCCTATGAGTAATACGATAAAGCAAGGATTGATTGGTGGAGTAAGTTTTGGTCTCTCCAACACTTTATTGTTCTGTGTATATGCAACTGCTTTCTATGCTGGAGCCATGCTCATAAAGGATGGCAAGACCACATTTTCAGATGTTTTTTGT GTCATCTTTGCTCTGAATTTTGCTGCGATAGGAATTACACAGTATAGTTCGCTCGCACCCGACTCTGCAAAAGCAAAAACCGCTACAGCTTCCGTGTTTGCCATACTTGACCGGAAGTCCAAGATTGATTCCAGTGATGATTCTGGTACAACATTAGACTTAGTAGAGGGAAATATTGTTTTTGATCATGTCGGCTTCAGGTACCCCTCTAGGCCAGACGTCGAGATCTTTCGTGATCTATGCTTTAATATTCAATCAGGAAAG ACGGTTGCTATCGTCGGTGAAAGTGGAAGCGGGAAATCAACTGTGCTATCGCTGCTCCAAAGATTTTATGACCTTAATTCCGGTCATATACTGCTAGATGGAGTTGACATACGAAACCTACAGATCAGGTGGTTGAGGCAGCAAATGGGTCTAGTTAGTCAAGAGCCTGTACTGTTCCACGATACGATTCGAGCCAACATTGCATATGGAAAAGAAGATGCCACTGAGTCAGAGATATTGGCAGCTTCAGAGTTGTCTAGCGCGCACCAGTTCATAAGCGGGTTGCATCAG GGCTATGACACTTCGGTTGGCGAACAAGGTACCCAATTATCAGGTGGGCAGAAACAACGGCTGGCTATTGCACGCGTGATCATAAAGCATCCAAGGATCTTGCTGTTCGACGAGCCTACCAGCGCCCTTGATTTGGAGTCTGAACATATAGTGCAAGACGCACTTGAGAGAGTGATAGTCAACTGCACGACTATCATCGTTGCGCACCGATTGTCCACCATTAAAGGTGCCGATACGATTGTGGTGCTCAAGAACGGAGCGGTGATAGAGATGGGCAAGCATGAGGATTTGATCAATGTAAAGGATGGGGCTTATGCATCACTCGTAGCATTTCAGTCAGGCTAA
- the LOC122046116 gene encoding probable transcription factor At5g28040 — MSHVKAELQHAVSEDEDFDDESDSEDGDDGAEGGDALANQPQKTPPADEPNASAMPVDAPDPIRSVDPTVAPRNGAIPIQVVSFPAVTSDAALFTASTSVPVPVSTADFSRPLTVVTYDESRRLFQRLWTDEEEIKILQGFLQFTSKRGTTFASHQYDTGPFYEEIKKELRFDFTKNQLIEKLRRLKKKYRNCVSRMRSAGKDFAFRSVHERAIYDIARNIWSVNAKRTQESDDEDLNNPNNTVSNEIYTVPINQGSFGYDSMTRSRKRRRGRTLEEEAGTAVAPVVGAVSENATPVNPVAASVVSSAATPTPSAIEATVKSCLSPLFKELINSSIGGPFSPGFGGTLPLNLLPMSLGGSSLVGSGAPVDDQWRRQQILELEVYLKRIELVTDHVKSMLEELKSVSS; from the coding sequence ATGTCCCACGTCAAAGCAGAGCTGCAGCACGCCGTCTCCGAAGACGAAGATTTCGACGACGAGAGCGACAGCGAAGACGGCGACGATGGTGCCGAAGGCGGGGACGCTCTTGCGAATCAGCCTCAGAAAACTCCTCCAGCAGATGAACCCAACGCCTCTGCGATGCCCGTTGACGCTCCAGACCCTATTCGCAGTGTCGATCCTACCGTTGCTCCCCGTAACGGTGCGATACCTATCCAAGTCGTCTCCTTCCCCGCCGTAACCTCCGATGCTGCCTTGTTTACGGCCTCGACATCTGTCCCCGTCCCCGTCTCCACGGCTGACTTCAGCAGGCCTCTAACAGTCGTTACCTACGATGAGTCCCGCCGGCTTTTTCAGCGGCTTTGGACCGACGAGGAGGAGATCAAAATCCTGCAGGGTTTCCTCCAGTTCACCTCCAAGCGGGGAACCACGTTTGCCTCTCACCAGTATGATACCGGCCCCTTCTACGAGGAGATCAAGAAGGAGCTCCGTTTCGATTTCACCAAGAACCAGCTTATCGAGAAACTTCGCCGGCTGAAGAAGAAATACCGGAATTGCGTCAGCCGGATGCGATCCGCAGGGAAAGACTTCGCCTTTAGAAGTGTTCATGAGCGGGCAATCTATGATATCGCCCGCAACATCTGGAGTGTCAACGCAAAGAGGACGCAAGAGAGCGATGACGAAGACCTTAATAACCCTAATAACACCGTTTCCAATGAGATATATACGGTTCCCATCAATCAGGGCTCTTTCGGTTATGATAGTATGACGAGATCCAGAAAGCGCAGGAGAGGGAGAACGCTAGAAGAAGAAGCTGGGACTGCTGTGGCACCAGTAGTGGGAGCCGTCTCAGAGAATGCCACTCCAGTAAACCCGGTAGCTGCATCCGTGGTTTCATCAGCTGCTACGCCGACTCCGAGCGCCATTGAGGCGACTGTGAAAAGTTGTCTTTCACCATTGTTTAAGGAGCTGATCAATTCTTCCATTGGAGGACCATTTTCTCCAGGTTTTGGTGGGACATTGCCATTGAACCTGCTGCCTATGAGCCTTGGAGGTAGTTCTTTGGTGGGCTCAGGGGCGCCTGTGGATGACCAATGGCGAAGGCAGCAGATTCTGGAGCTGGAGGTTTACTTGAAGCGGATTGAGCTCGTAACAGACCATGTCAAATCAATGTTGGAGGAGCTCAAGTCTGTATCCAGCTGA
- the LOC122048398 gene encoding uncharacterized protein LOC122048398, which translates to MTQNPDQSMLHELWRNELAEDAEDIDERRMLQLYEQRQTVHQRVQNSSGRTQRRRYLNRDREVGHARLFNDYFSDDLVYPDDIFRRRFRMQKELFLRIVDVVKNHSEYFQWKVDAAGKKDLSSLQKCTAAIRQLVYGVPADHYDEYLRIAETTTIQCLFNFCRCVIEVSGAQYLRRSNAADIQHLLEMHEQRHGFIDMLGSLDWSRNDINVLNKSSLFNVVLQRNTPEDPKRKIFKERQETARKDAERAFGVLQS; encoded by the exons ATGACTCAAAATCCAGATCAATCTATGCTCCATGAATTATGGAGAAATGAATTGGCGGAAGATGCGGAGGATATAGATGAACGAAGAATGCTCCAACTATATGAGCAACGACAAACGGTACATCAAAGAGTTCAAAATTCTTCCGGTAGAACACAGAGGAGAAGGTATTTGAATCGGGATCGTGAAGTTGGACATGCTCGTCTTTTCAATGATTACTTTTCTGATGATTTGGTATATCCTGATGACATATTTCGACGTCGATTTCGAATGCAAAAAGAGTTATTCCTTCGTATAGTTGATGTTGTGAAAAATCATTCTGAATATTTTCAATGGAAGGTCGATGCAGCGGGGAAAAAAGATTTGTCGTCACTTCAGAAATGTACAGCGGCTATTCGTCAATTGGTGTATGGAGTCCCTGCTGATCATTATGATGAGTATCTACGGATTGCTGAAACAACTACCATCCAATGTTTATTCAACTTTTGTCGATGTGTAATTGAAGTGTCCGGGGCCCAATATTTAAGAAGATCTAATGCTGCTGATATCCAACACTTGCTTGAAATGCATGAGCAGAGACATGGTTTCATTGACATGTTGGGCAGCCTTGATT GGTCACGTAATGATATCAATGTGCTTAACAAATCGTCGTTATTCAACGTCGTCTTACAAAGGAATACACCCGAG GATcccaagagaaaaatatttaaggaacGACAGGAGACCGCGAGAAAGGATGCCGAGAGAGCATTTGGGGTGCTCCAATCATGA
- the LOC122046095 gene encoding ABC transporter B family member 11-like isoform X1, with the protein MKVSSLNDVTPDEQEVINDFQSESKLQESKKRSDSIPYYKLYSLADRTDYFLLIMGTISAILNGISLPMSTVFFGDMVNAFGMNINIRSIAHAVSKVSLKFVYLGLATGIASLLQVACWTITGERQAARIRNLYLKAILGQDIGFFDMEANTGEAVAKMSGGTFLIQDAMGEKAGKFVQLLSSFIGGFIIAFIQGWQLTLVMLSTIPPMVLAAAIMATLLTKMAAHGQTAYSEAAATVEQTISSIRTIASFTGEEHAIKKYNRSLSGAYRASILEGLFAGIGLGATFAILFFGYGLGIWYGSELILKHNYTGGAVFNVILAVITGAMSLGQASPCTSAFAAGQVAAFKMFETIKRKPEIDAYDTTGTTLDDIKGNIELKDVYFSYPARPDDPVLNGLSLFIQSGTSVALVGESGSGKSTIISLIERFYDPQAGEILIDGINLKDFQLRWIRGKIGLVSQEPVLFASSIRENIAYGKDGATVDEIKAAVELANASKFIEQLPQGLDTLVGDDGIQLSGGQKQRVAIARAILKDPKILLLDEATSALDAESEFILQEALTHAMQNTTTVIVAHRLTTVRNANMITVVHKGLIIEKGTHDELIRIPYGAYNQLVRFQQVKQDADQHTPLDQVKSYASVDQQLIQYTSSHLSTSRRENQHASSESFRLPSGKLDISIEIPLPEGPSENLEVPLHRLAYLNKPELPILLIGSLAAIVSGVLLPIFAVILSRVVHTLFEPPSKLHKDSKFWSLMLTFLGLVTLISIPIRAFLFAIAGSKLIKRIRSMSFDKIVHMEIEWFDKPENSTGAIGARLFVDAAAVRNLVGDTLALLVQNVSTLVAGLAIALLACWQLALLVLALVPLIGLNGWIQLKFMKGLTQDAKVMFEEVSQVATDAIRSIRTIASFTAEEKVMEIYRRKYKGPMSNTIKQGLIGGVSFGLSNTLLFCVYATAFYAGAMLIKDGKTTFSDVFCVIFALNFAAIGITQYSSLAPDSAKAKTATASVFAILDRKSKIDSSDDSGTTLDLVEGNIVFDHVGFRYPSRPDVEIFRDLCFNIQSGKTVAIVGESGSGKSTVLSLLQRFYDLNSGHILLDGVDIRNLQIRWLRQQMGLVSQEPVLFHDTIRANIAYGKEDATESEILAASELSSAHQFISGLHQGYDTSVGEQGTQLSGGQKQRLAIARVIIKHPRILLFDEPTSALDLESEHIVQDALERVIVNCTTIIVAHRLSTIKGADTIVVLKNGAVIEMGKHEDLINVKDGAYASLVAFQSG; encoded by the exons ATGAAAGTTTCAAGCTTGAATGATGTGACTCCCGATGAACAAGAAGTCATCAATGATTTCCAGAGTGAAAGTAAACTGCAAGAGTCAAAGAAGAGGAGTGACAGCATACCATATTACAAGCTTTACTCCTTGGCTGATAGAACAGACTATTTTTTACTGATTATGGGCACAATATCAGCTATCTTGAATGGCATCTCCCTACCTATGTCAACGGTGTTTTTTGGAGATATGGTTAATGCTTTCGGGATGAACATAAATATAAGAAGCATTGCTCATGCAGTTTCCAAG GTCTCTCTCAAGTTTGTATATTTAGGCTTGGCAACTGGCATAGCATCATTACTTC AGGTGGCTTGCTGGACGATCACTGGGGAAAGACAAGCTGCAAGGATTAGAAATCTCTACTTGAAAGCCATACTTGGACAAGATATTGGATTCTTTGACATGGAGGCAAACACAGGAGAAGCCGTGGCAAAGATGTCAGGTGGCACATTTCTCATTCAAGACGCCATGGGTGAAAAG GCTGGAAAGTTTGTCCAGTTGCTGTCATCATTCATTGGAGGGTTTATTATAGCATTCATTCAAGGATGGCAACTTACACTAGTTATGCTGTCCACCATTCCTCCTATGGTTCTTGCAGCTGCAATCATGGCTACTCTCTTGACCAAGATGGCAGCTCATGGACAGACAGCTTATTCAGAAGCAGCTGCAACTGTTGAACAAACAATCAGCTCAATTAGGACT aTTGCCTCTTTTACTGGAGAGGAACATGCTATAAAGAAATACAATAGAAGTCTGAGTGGTGCTTACAGGGCCAGTATTTTGGAAGGCTTGTTTGCAGGAATTGGCTTGGGTGCAACTTTTGCTATTCTTTTCTTCGGTTATGGTTTAGGAATATGGTACGGGTCTGAGTTAATATTGAAGCACAACTATACTGGAGGAGCTGTTTTCAATGTAATTCTTGCAGTCATTACAGGCGCCAT GTCTTTAGGGCAAGCCTCACCATGTACAAGTGCTTTTGCAGCAGGACAAGTAGCAGCATTCAAGATGTTTGAGACAATCAAAAGGAAGCCTGAGATAGATGCATATGATACCACTGGAACCACATTGGATGACATTAAAGGAAATATTGAATTAAAGGATGTCTACTTTAGCTATCCAGCTAGACCTGATGATCCAGTACTAAATGGATTGTCTTTATTCATTCAAAGCGGAACTTCTGTTGCTTTAGTTGGAGAAAGTGGAAGTGGAAAGTCAACCATAATCAGTCTAATAGAAAGATTTTATGATCCACAAGCTGGTGAAATTCTTATAGATGGAATCAATCTCAAGGATTTTCAGTTGAGATGGATAAGAGGGAAAATTGGACTTGTTAGCCAGGAACCAGTTCTCTTTGCATCTAGCATTCGGGAAAATATTGCTTATGGCAAGGATGGTGCGACTGTTGATGAAATTAAAGCTGCTGTTGAGCTAGCCAATGCTTCCAAATTTATCGAACAACTACCTCAg GGTCTTGACACCTTGGTTGGAGATGATGGAATTCAACTCTCTGGCGGACAGAAACAAAGAGTTGCAATAGCTAGAGCTATTCTTAAGGACCCAAAAATATTATTACTAGATGAAGCCACCAGTGCTCTTGATGCAGAATCTGAATTTATCTTGCAGGAAGCGCTTACTCATGCCATGCAAAATACAACCACTGTCATTGTTGCTCATCGATTGACCACAGTGAGGAATGCCAACATGATCACTGTAGTTCATAAAGGGTTAATAATAGAAAAAG gtaCACATGATGAGCTCATTCGGATTCCATACGGAGCTTATAACCAACTTGTAAGGTTCCAACAAGTGAAGCAAGATGCTGATCAACATACTCCACTTGACCAGGTGAAGTCATATGCTAGTGTTGACCAACAGTTGATTCAATATACATCATCCCATCTGTCAACCAGTAGACGCGAAAATCAGCATGCATCATCAGAATCCTTTAGGTTGCCCTCTGGAAAACTAGATATTTCCATAGAGATCCCCCTTCCTGAAGGGCCATCAGAGAATCTTGAAGTACCACTTCACCGCCTTGCttatcttaataaaccagagctTCCCATTCTACTGATAGGTTCACTTGCTGCCATAGTTAGTGGTGTTCTACTGCCCATTTTTGCAGTTATCTTGTCAAGAGTAGTGCATACCTTGTTTGAGCCACCAAGTAAGCTTCACAAGGATTCCAAATTTTGGTCATTGATGTTAACTTTTCTTGGCTTGGTAACCTTGATATCAATTCCAATTAGAGCTTTCTTGTTTGCTATTGCTGGGTCCAAGTTAATAAAAAGAATCAGATCAATGTCCTTTGACAAGATTGTTCACATGGAGATTGAGTGGTTCGACAAGCCTGAAAACTCGACTGGAGCAATTGGTGCAAGACTTTTTGTAGATGCAGCAGCAGTGAGGAATCTTGTTGGTGATACTCTGGCACTTTTGGTTCAGAATGTTTCCACCTTGGTTGCTGGTTTGGCGATTGCTTTATTGGCATGTTGGCAGTTGGCTCTTTTAGTCCTAGCTTTGGTGCCTTTGATAGGCCTTAATGGATGGATTCAGTTAAAGTTCATGAAGGGATTGACTCAAGATGCAAAG GTGATGTTTGAGGAAGTAAGTCAGGTTGCTACTGATGCAATTAGAAGTATCAGAACAATTGCTTCTTTCACAGCTGAAGAGAAGGTGATGGAAATTTATCGGAGGAAATATAAAGGTCCTATGAGTAATACGATAAAGCAAGGATTGATTGGTGGAGTAAGTTTTGGTCTCTCCAACACTTTATTGTTCTGTGTATATGCAACTGCTTTCTATGCTGGAGCCATGCTCATAAAGGATGGCAAGACCACATTTTCAGATGTTTTTTGT GTCATCTTTGCTCTGAATTTTGCTGCGATAGGAATTACACAGTATAGTTCGCTCGCACCCGACTCTGCAAAAGCAAAAACCGCTACAGCTTCCGTGTTTGCCATACTTGACCGGAAGTCCAAGATTGATTCCAGTGATGATTCTGGTACAACATTAGACTTAGTAGAGGGAAATATTGTTTTTGATCATGTCGGCTTCAGGTACCCCTCTAGGCCAGACGTCGAGATCTTTCGTGATCTATGCTTTAATATTCAATCAGGAAAG ACGGTTGCTATCGTCGGTGAAAGTGGAAGCGGGAAATCAACTGTGCTATCGCTGCTCCAAAGATTTTATGACCTTAATTCCGGTCATATACTGCTAGATGGAGTTGACATACGAAACCTACAGATCAGGTGGTTGAGGCAGCAAATGGGTCTAGTTAGTCAAGAGCCTGTACTGTTCCACGATACGATTCGAGCCAACATTGCATATGGAAAAGAAGATGCCACTGAGTCAGAGATATTGGCAGCTTCAGAGTTGTCTAGCGCGCACCAGTTCATAAGCGGGTTGCATCAG GGCTATGACACTTCGGTTGGCGAACAAGGTACCCAATTATCAGGTGGGCAGAAACAACGGCTGGCTATTGCACGCGTGATCATAAAGCATCCAAGGATCTTGCTGTTCGACGAGCCTACCAGCGCCCTTGATTTGGAGTCTGAACATATAGTGCAAGACGCACTTGAGAGAGTGATAGTCAACTGCACGACTATCATCGTTGCGCACCGATTGTCCACCATTAAAGGTGCCGATACGATTGTGGTGCTCAAGAACGGAGCGGTGATAGAGATGGGCAAGCATGAGGATTTGATCAATGTAAAGGATGGGGCTTATGCATCACTCGTAGCATTTCAGTCAGGCTAA
- the LOC122048400 gene encoding uncharacterized protein LOC122048400 codes for MKKLLRARSTPCSDDLETLPLPEIRSPLLRRSRSHPISGSPIDLIRLRLCLLQHLDFTSHFLAFLHSFHPSPYANRFDLGFQSQRIVLGFLKGQSSGDDDAKVSSYVILHSMFAAAELRSDKAMLQNWVYHSEPDGETPQPELEQDVKEQCMKLGAADSPKFLKNDQNYT; via the exons ATGAAGAAGTTGTTGAGAG CCCGTTCGACTCCCTGCTCGGATGATCTCGAAACTCTCCCGCTCCCAGAGATCCGCTCTCCTCTCCTCCGACGATCTCGCTCGCATCCTATCTCAGGCAGTCCCATAGACCTGATACGCCTCCGCCTTTGTCTCTTGCAGCACCTTGACTTCACCTCTCACTTTCTCGCCTTCCTTCATTCCTTCCATCCTTCCCCTTATGCTAATCGATTCGATCTTGGCTTTCAGTCTCAAAGGATAGTCCTCGGCTTTCTCAAGGGCCAGTCAA GTGGAGATGATGACGCAAAGGTTTCCAGCTATGTTATTTTGCACAGTATGTTCGCCGCTGCTGAGTTAAGG TCTGATAAGGCTATGCTTCAAAATTGGGTCTATCACTCCGAGCCGGATGGCGAAACTCCTCAGCCAGAACTTGAACAAGATGTCAAGGAACAATGCATGAAGTTGGGGGCTGCTGATTCaccgaaatttttgaaaaacgaTCAGAACTACACCTAG